The following are from one region of the Mesorhizobium sp. B2-8-5 genome:
- a CDS encoding cytochrome c-type biogenesis protein, which translates to MKAKFSLVPLVLLLALFFAGAAQAVKPDEVLQDPALEARARALSEGLRCMVCQNQSIDESDADLARDLRVLVRQRLVAGDTDQQVMDYIVSRYGEFVLLKPRFSLRTALLWGTPVLLLLAGGLFIVLNARSRRPASGSTLSAEEQAALDKMLSD; encoded by the coding sequence ATGAAGGCGAAGTTTTCGCTCGTTCCGCTGGTCCTGTTGCTGGCGCTGTTTTTCGCCGGCGCGGCCCAGGCGGTGAAGCCGGATGAAGTGCTGCAGGACCCCGCATTGGAGGCGAGGGCGCGCGCGCTGTCGGAAGGCCTGCGCTGCATGGTCTGCCAGAACCAGTCGATCGACGAGTCCGACGCCGATCTTGCCCGGGACCTGCGCGTCCTCGTGCGCCAGCGCCTCGTTGCCGGCGACACCGACCAGCAGGTGATGGACTATATCGTTTCGCGCTATGGCGAGTTCGTGCTGCTCAAGCCGCGCTTCAGCCTGCGCACCGCGCTTTTGTGGGGTACGCCGGTGCTTCTGCTTCTGGCCGGCGGCCTGTTCATTGTGCTCAACGCCCGCTCGCGCCGCCCGGCATCGGGTAGCACCCTGAGTGCCGAGGAACAGGCGGCGCTGGACAAGATGCTAAGTGATTAG
- a CDS encoding Do family serine endopeptidase, with protein MNIAPNSYSRIRKRLMAAVASLAVIGAVGAGALATGTAPVLADAVRVEAPQMPSFADVVEHVSPAVVSVKVKAKIQPTADNGSDDQDGFDNLPDNPQLRRFFKEFRGFGDQGQGGQFGMRRFNHRDHGNGEPRPVAQGSGFFISEDGYLVTNNHVVSEGSDFSVVTNDGKELDAKLIGTDPRTDLAVLKVDGGGNKFTYVDFADDSKVRIGDWVVAVGNPFGLGGTVTAGIVSARGRDIGAGPYDDFIQIDASVNRGNSGGPTFNLNGQVIGINTAIFSPSGGSVGIAFDIPASTAKQVVQDLMKSGSVQRGWLGVEIQPVTSDIAESLGLKSDKGALVSSAQDSGPGKKAGIAAGDVITQVDGKDVASPKELARMIGAFAPGKSVDVTVWRSGKNETVKVDLGTLPASDKQASNDDNNKQSAPAAKADTLADLGLTVTKAENGKGLVVTDVDPDSDAADRGIQPGDVITSINSNDVNTTDDVSKAMADAAKAGRKAVLMQITRDDSNRFVALPVGKG; from the coding sequence ATGAATATCGCCCCCAATTCATATTCCCGCATCCGAAAGCGCCTGATGGCCGCCGTCGCATCCCTGGCCGTCATCGGTGCGGTCGGCGCAGGCGCGCTTGCCACCGGCACCGCCCCCGTGCTGGCCGATGCCGTGCGCGTCGAAGCGCCGCAAATGCCGAGCTTCGCCGATGTCGTCGAGCACGTCTCGCCGGCGGTCGTCAGCGTCAAGGTCAAGGCCAAGATCCAACCGACGGCCGACAACGGCTCGGACGATCAGGACGGTTTCGATAACCTGCCCGACAATCCGCAGCTGCGCCGCTTCTTCAAGGAATTCCGCGGCTTCGGCGACCAGGGTCAGGGCGGCCAGTTCGGCATGCGCCGCTTCAACCATCGCGACCATGGCAATGGCGAGCCGCGTCCGGTCGCTCAGGGCTCGGGCTTCTTCATCTCAGAAGACGGTTATCTCGTCACCAACAACCATGTGGTTTCGGAAGGCTCGGATTTCAGCGTCGTCACTAATGACGGCAAGGAACTCGACGCCAAGCTGATCGGCACCGATCCGCGCACCGATCTCGCCGTGCTCAAGGTCGATGGCGGTGGCAACAAGTTCACCTATGTCGACTTTGCCGACGACTCCAAGGTTCGCATCGGTGACTGGGTGGTTGCGGTCGGCAATCCCTTCGGTCTCGGCGGCACTGTCACCGCCGGCATCGTCTCGGCTCGCGGCCGCGACATCGGCGCCGGCCCCTATGACGACTTCATCCAGATCGATGCTTCGGTCAACCGCGGCAATTCGGGCGGTCCGACCTTCAACCTCAACGGCCAGGTGATCGGCATCAACACCGCCATCTTCTCGCCGTCGGGGGGCAGCGTCGGCATTGCCTTCGACATCCCGGCCTCGACCGCCAAGCAGGTCGTCCAGGACCTGATGAAGAGCGGCTCCGTCCAGCGCGGCTGGCTCGGCGTCGAGATCCAGCCGGTCACCTCCGACATCGCGGAGTCGCTCGGCCTGAAGTCGGACAAGGGCGCGCTGGTCTCGAGCGCCCAGGATTCCGGTCCGGGCAAGAAGGCGGGCATCGCCGCCGGCGACGTCATCACCCAGGTCGACGGCAAGGATGTCGCTTCGCCGAAGGAACTCGCCCGCATGATCGGCGCATTCGCGCCGGGCAAATCGGTCGACGTCACCGTCTGGCGCAGCGGCAAGAACGAGACGGTCAAGGTCGATCTCGGCACGTTGCCGGCAAGCGACAAGCAGGCCTCGAACGACGACAACAACAAGCAGTCGGCGCCCGCCGCCAAGGCCGACACGCTGGCCGATCTCGGCCTGACCGTCACCAAGGCGGAAAACGGCAAGGGCCTCGTGGTCACCGACGTCGATCCCGACAGCGACGCGGCCGACCGTGGCATCCAGCCCGGCGACGTCATCACCTCGATCAATTCGAACGACGTGAACACCACCGACGACGTCTCCAAGGCCATGGCCGATGCAGCCAAGGCCGGCCGCAAGGCGGTGCTGATGCAGATCACCCGCGACGACTCGAACCGTTTTGTGGCGCTGCCAGTCGGCAAGGGCTGA
- a CDS encoding response regulator transcription factor, whose amino-acid sequence MKILVMEDDREAADYLQKAFAEAGHTAHVAGDGETGFALADAGDYDVMVVDRLMPRRDGLSVIAALRSRGNTTPVLILSALGEVDDRVTGLRAGGDDYLTKPYAFSELLARVEVLNRRASARESETVYRVGDLELDRLSHSVKRAGREITLQPREFRLLEYLMRHAGQVVTRTMLLENVWDYHFDPQTNVIDVHVSRLRGKIEKGFDKPILHTIRGAGYMLKGG is encoded by the coding sequence ATGAAGATTCTCGTCATGGAAGACGATCGCGAGGCGGCGGATTATTTGCAGAAAGCCTTCGCCGAGGCGGGCCACACCGCCCATGTCGCCGGCGACGGCGAGACCGGCTTCGCGCTCGCCGATGCCGGCGACTATGACGTGATGGTGGTCGACCGCCTGATGCCGCGCCGTGACGGCCTGTCGGTGATCGCCGCACTTCGCTCGCGCGGCAACACCACGCCGGTGCTGATCCTTTCGGCGCTGGGCGAGGTCGACGACCGCGTCACGGGCTTGCGCGCCGGCGGCGACGACTACCTCACCAAACCCTATGCCTTTTCCGAATTGCTTGCCCGCGTCGAGGTGCTGAACCGCCGCGCCAGCGCGCGCGAATCCGAGACCGTCTATCGTGTCGGCGATCTCGAGCTCGACCGGCTGTCGCATTCGGTCAAGCGCGCCGGCCGCGAGATCACGCTGCAGCCGCGCGAGTTCCGCCTGCTCGAATATCTGATGCGCCATGCCGGGCAGGTGGTGACGCGCACCATGCTTCTGGAAAATGTCTGGGATTATCACTTCGATCCGCAGACCAATGTCATCGACGTCCACGTCTCGCGTCTGCGCGGCAAGATCGAAAAAGGCTTCGACAAGCCGATCCTGCACACGATCCGCGGCGCCGGCTACATGCTGAAGGGCGGGTGA
- a CDS encoding bifunctional [glutamine synthetase] adenylyltransferase/[glutamine synthetase]-adenylyl-L-tyrosine phosphorylase produces the protein MAKKKIESEFRLSPTLALRPLDAKHARRELSEIADAAEDEGCSRLAAFLAGEGPLQDLLAAVFDLSPFLRDVARRRPAILDTLFDLTIEARLDAIGEAIGGAAKAEDASEASLMMALRQWKTEAHFLIALADLSGEAETSVTVRRLSDLADACTCAAVDFLLFDAHRQGKLKLPHPAEPARDSGWILLGMGKLGAHELNFSSDIDLVVFFEPEAPAVIDPLDATELFSRLTRRLVRILQDRTEHGYVFRTDLRLRPDPGSTPLAIPVEAALRYYEARGQNWERAAMIKARPVAGDLAAGAAFLKELQPYVWRKYMDYAAIADVHSIKRQIHAHKGHGEIAVKGHNVKLGRGGIREIEFFVQTQQLIAGGRFPELRGRETVPMLAALAARGWITADARDALTRQYWFLRRVEHAIQMVADEQTHVLPEEDEELKRIALMLGFAGEAEFTQAFRASLQQVERHYAALFETAPELSAGVGNLVFTGDVDDPDTLQTLHGLGFQRPSDICRVIRGWHFGRYRVTQSAEARERLTELTPALLKAFGQTRRADEALMRFDEFLAGLPAGIQLFSLLQSNPALLKLMATIMGAAPRLAAIITRRPHVFDGLLDPALLTELPDRAYLSARLAAFIEGDRAYEDVLDRLRIFASEQKFLIGVRLLAGSIDPARAGRAFSDLADLTIEAALNAVIAEFALRHGRIAGGRVALLGMGKLGSRELTAGSDVDLILLYDHDADAEDSDGEKPLAPSHYYTRMTQRLIAAVSAPTAEGVLYELDLRLRPSGNKGPVATHIDAFKKYQRRDAWTWEHMALARARAVGGDAELCAELDDEVAAVLAQPRNAAKVKAEASDMRALIEKEKPPRDLWDIKLIPGGLIDLEFIAQVAVIAGAIEPGRRVTATADILARLSPDFASADVREELGEAYRLYLALTQMIRLCLIGEFQRDDVPPGLSDLLLAVTDLPDFGVLEAHLKETSRKVRQDFDHLLRAGAPQRGMN, from the coding sequence ATGGCGAAGAAGAAAATCGAATCCGAATTCCGGCTTAGCCCGACACTGGCGCTCCGCCCCCTGGACGCGAAACATGCCCGGCGCGAATTGTCGGAAATCGCCGACGCCGCCGAGGATGAGGGGTGTTCCCGACTCGCTGCGTTCCTGGCGGGCGAGGGGCCGCTGCAGGACCTGCTGGCGGCCGTCTTCGACCTCTCGCCCTTCCTGCGCGACGTGGCGCGCCGGCGGCCGGCGATCCTCGATACGCTGTTCGACCTGACGATCGAAGCGCGGCTCGATGCCATCGGCGAAGCGATCGGCGGCGCGGCCAAGGCGGAAGACGCCTCGGAAGCGAGCCTGATGATGGCGCTCAGGCAATGGAAGACCGAAGCGCATTTCCTGATCGCGCTGGCCGATCTTTCAGGCGAGGCGGAAACCTCCGTGACGGTGCGCCGGCTCAGCGATCTTGCCGACGCCTGCACATGCGCCGCCGTCGATTTCCTGCTGTTCGACGCGCATCGGCAAGGCAAGCTCAAGCTACCGCATCCGGCCGAGCCTGCCAGGGATTCAGGCTGGATCCTGCTCGGCATGGGCAAGCTCGGCGCGCATGAGCTGAACTTTTCCTCCGACATCGATCTCGTCGTCTTCTTCGAGCCGGAGGCGCCGGCCGTCATCGATCCGCTCGACGCGACCGAGCTGTTCTCCAGGCTTACCCGTCGTCTCGTGCGCATCCTGCAGGATCGCACCGAGCATGGCTATGTCTTCCGCACCGATCTGAGGCTCCGCCCCGATCCGGGCTCGACGCCGCTGGCGATCCCCGTCGAGGCCGCGCTTCGCTATTACGAGGCGCGCGGGCAGAACTGGGAGCGCGCCGCCATGATCAAGGCGCGGCCGGTTGCCGGCGATCTTGCTGCCGGCGCCGCCTTCCTCAAGGAATTGCAGCCCTATGTCTGGCGCAAATACATGGACTATGCGGCGATCGCCGATGTCCATTCGATCAAGCGCCAGATCCATGCCCACAAGGGCCATGGCGAGATCGCGGTGAAGGGCCATAACGTCAAGCTTGGCCGCGGCGGCATCCGCGAGATCGAGTTCTTCGTCCAGACCCAGCAGCTCATCGCCGGCGGCCGCTTTCCGGAGCTGCGCGGCCGCGAGACCGTGCCGATGCTCGCAGCGCTTGCCGCGCGCGGCTGGATTACCGCCGACGCGCGCGATGCGCTCACCCGTCAGTACTGGTTCCTGCGCCGTGTCGAGCACGCCATCCAGATGGTCGCTGACGAGCAGACGCACGTCCTGCCGGAAGAAGACGAGGAGCTCAAACGCATCGCGCTGATGCTGGGATTTGCCGGCGAGGCGGAATTCACGCAGGCCTTCCGCGCCTCGCTGCAGCAGGTCGAGCGCCACTACGCGGCGCTGTTCGAGACAGCACCCGAGCTCTCGGCCGGCGTCGGCAATCTGGTCTTCACCGGCGATGTCGACGATCCCGATACGCTGCAGACGCTGCATGGCCTCGGCTTCCAGCGGCCGAGCGACATCTGCCGCGTCATCCGCGGCTGGCATTTCGGGCGCTACCGCGTCACCCAGTCGGCGGAGGCGCGCGAGAGGCTGACCGAACTGACCCCGGCCTTGCTGAAAGCCTTCGGCCAGACGCGTCGCGCCGACGAGGCGCTGATGCGCTTCGACGAGTTCCTCGCCGGCCTGCCAGCGGGCATCCAGCTTTTCTCGCTGCTGCAATCGAACCCGGCGCTCTTGAAGCTGATGGCGACCATCATGGGCGCGGCACCGAGGCTGGCTGCCATCATCACCCGCCGCCCGCATGTCTTCGACGGCCTGCTCGACCCGGCCCTGCTTACCGAACTGCCGGACCGCGCCTATCTCTCGGCGCGGCTTGCCGCCTTCATCGAGGGCGATCGCGCCTATGAGGATGTGCTCGACCGCCTGCGCATCTTCGCCTCCGAGCAGAAATTCCTGATCGGCGTGCGCCTGCTTGCCGGCTCGATCGATCCCGCGCGCGCCGGCCGCGCCTTCTCCGATCTCGCCGATCTCACCATCGAGGCGGCGCTGAACGCGGTGATCGCCGAATTCGCGCTGCGCCACGGCAGGATCGCCGGCGGCAGGGTGGCCCTGCTCGGCATGGGCAAGCTCGGCAGCCGCGAACTCACGGCCGGTTCGGATGTCGATCTCATCCTGCTCTACGACCACGACGCGGATGCCGAGGACTCCGACGGCGAAAAGCCGCTGGCGCCTTCGCATTACTATACCCGCATGACGCAGCGCCTGATCGCCGCCGTCTCGGCGCCGACGGCCGAAGGCGTGCTCTATGAGTTGGACCTGCGCCTGCGCCCCTCGGGCAACAAGGGGCCGGTCGCCACCCATATCGATGCGTTCAAGAAATATCAGCGCCGGGATGCCTGGACCTGGGAGCACATGGCGCTGGCACGGGCCCGCGCCGTCGGCGGCGATGCCGAACTCTGCGCCGAGCTCGACGATGAGGTGGCGGCGGTGCTGGCGCAGCCGCGCAATGCCGCCAAGGTGAAAGCCGAGGCCTCGGATATGCGGGCGCTGATCGAGAAGGAGAAGCCGCCGCGCGACCTCTGGGACATCAAGCTGATCCCGGGCGGGCTCATCGATCTCGAATTCATCGCCCAGGTCGCGGTCATCGCCGGCGCTATCGAGCCTGGCCGCCGGGTCACGGCGACCGCCGACATTTTGGCCCGGCTTTCTCCGGATTTCGCCTCAGCCGATGTGCGTGAAGAGCTTGGCGAGGCCTATCGGCTCTATCTGGCGCTGACCCAGATGATCAGGCTTTGCCTCATCGGCGAGTTCCAGCGCGACGATGTCCCGCCTGGACTCTCGGATCTGCTTCTGGCGGTCACTGACCTGCCGGATTTCGGTGTCCTGGAAGCACATCTCAAGGAGACTTCGCGAAAGGTCAGGCAGGACTTCGACCATTTGCTGCGCGCGGGCGCGCCGCAACGAGGGATGAATTAG
- a CDS encoding sensor histidine kinase produces the protein MALSLPAIMKTTAARLSALYLLLFALCAVLLVFYMTSLSARMLTAQTQETINDEVLGLARAYQRGGLPVLVRVVEARSRQPGANLYLIADANGQILTGNVQSLEPGVIETEGWTTEPFSYQRFGEGELDRLRSGGSDQSTPPANEGSNSPQSTGEKGHNAIALVLRLPNQMIMLVGRDLGEPERFRAVISRALTLALGMMGLGGILIWFFVGRAALKRIDSVSDASRRIMGGDLSGRLPVTGAGDEFDRLSENLNSMLARIAMLNEGLKQVSDNIAHDLKTPLTRLRNRAEATLAGRHKTEDYRQALEGTIAESDQLIKTFNAILMISRLEAGYSSEQTGPVDLAATVSDVVELYEPVAEEAGVALETTVPEAFTINGNRELIGQALSNIVDNAIKYSTDAAETPKVRVALERLGNEIKLAVSDNGHGIPDDADRARATERFVRLEKSRSQPGSGLGLSLAKAIMTFHNGRLDLLPANPGLSVVMSFPLRETH, from the coding sequence ATGGCTCTCTCACTGCCGGCCATCATGAAGACGACGGCGGCCCGGCTCTCGGCGCTCTATCTGCTGCTTTTCGCGCTCTGCGCCGTGCTGCTCGTCTTCTACATGACGTCGCTGTCGGCGCGCATGCTGACCGCGCAGACGCAGGAGACCATCAACGACGAGGTGCTGGGCCTGGCCCGCGCCTATCAGCGCGGCGGCCTGCCGGTGCTGGTGCGCGTCGTCGAGGCCCGCTCGCGCCAGCCCGGCGCCAATCTTTACCTGATCGCCGACGCCAATGGCCAGATCCTGACCGGCAATGTGCAGAGCCTGGAGCCAGGGGTCATAGAGACCGAGGGCTGGACGACGGAACCGTTTTCCTACCAGCGCTTCGGCGAGGGCGAGCTCGATCGGCTGCGCAGCGGCGGTTCGGACCAGTCCACGCCTCCGGCCAACGAGGGCAGCAACAGCCCCCAGTCCACGGGGGAAAAGGGCCACAACGCCATCGCGCTGGTGTTGAGACTGCCCAACCAGATGATCATGCTGGTCGGCCGCGACCTCGGCGAGCCCGAGCGCTTCCGCGCCGTCATCAGCCGCGCGCTGACTCTGGCGCTCGGTATGATGGGGCTTGGCGGCATCCTGATCTGGTTCTTTGTCGGGCGCGCCGCGCTCAAGCGCATCGACAGCGTCTCGGACGCCAGCCGCCGCATCATGGGCGGCGATTTGTCCGGACGGCTGCCGGTCACCGGCGCCGGCGACGAATTCGACCGCCTGTCCGAAAACCTCAATTCGATGCTGGCCAGGATCGCCATGCTGAACGAGGGGCTGAAGCAGGTCTCCGACAACATCGCCCATGATCTGAAGACGCCGCTGACCAGGCTGCGCAACCGCGCCGAGGCGACGCTCGCCGGCAGGCACAAGACGGAAGATTACCGTCAGGCGCTGGAAGGCACGATCGCAGAGTCCGACCAGCTCATCAAGACATTCAACGCCATCCTGATGATCTCGCGCCTGGAGGCTGGCTATTCCTCGGAACAGACCGGTCCCGTCGATCTCGCCGCGACGGTGAGCGACGTCGTCGAACTCTACGAGCCGGTGGCGGAAGAGGCGGGCGTCGCGCTGGAAACGACCGTGCCCGAGGCCTTTACGATCAACGGCAACCGCGAACTGATCGGCCAGGCGCTGTCCAACATCGTCGACAACGCCATCAAATATTCGACCGACGCCGCCGAGACGCCGAAAGTGCGTGTGGCGCTGGAGCGCCTCGGCAACGAGATCAAGCTTGCCGTCAGCGACAACGGCCACGGCATTCCGGACGACGCCGATCGTGCCCGCGCCACGGAGCGGTTCGTGCGCCTGGAAAAGAGCCGCTCGCAGCCGGGCTCGGGCCTGGGTCTCAGCCTGGCCAAGGCAATCATGACTTTCCACAACGGAAGGCTTGATCTTTTGCCCGCCAATCCCGGATTGTCCGTGGTCATGAGTTTCCCATTGCGGGAGACGCATTGA
- a CDS encoding PAS domain-containing sensor histidine kinase, translated as MAKADAWGAPGGKAFAHRKARSDGLAGNTRLIAEPTYQRLLAAEPLLRRSIPALIVVFLIVIAALRFLSLMNEHDEIERDAKAVLALAAGQMAQAVTADPSAAGANAISLLENTSRQGAMSRAHVLAITDANFKVIAVSPLSTGWQGRTLDSLVLGGQPLFMFGDRAGVMDVSISGQDWFAAVSLGGDRKHAAAVLVPQEAVFDSWRKSMSLNVTLFVLTAGVLIVILYAYFGQAARAQAADRIYLEAHQRIDMALVRGRCGLWDWDMVRGKMYWSRSMYDMLGYEPCDTMLSFGEVDEIIHPEDGDLFDLANRIIEREIDHIDQVFRMRHADGQWVWMRARAQVIDPEAPEIQLIGIAVDVTEQRHLALRSEAADMRLRTAIENINESFVLWDAAERLIMCNSKFQKDNGLSDRDVVPGATRDMLEERMLAFASERRLANANGPQGGVSLERQLADGRWLQVNELRTRDGGVVSVGSDITQIKLHQEKLVDSERRLMATIHDLSLARRAEEERASELVELNRKYMKETERAEAANRAKSEFLANMSHELRTPLNAIIGFSELMQQGLFGPLGSERYEEYATDINGSGKYLLGVINDILDMSKIEAGQFSLDREEIDLCPLIKETVRVISLQAAEKSINVETRIADAMRLYADRRAIKQIAINLLSNAVKFTGQGGKITVRARNTSGALLLTIEDNGCGIPKQALSKLGRPFEQVQNQFSKNHTGSGLGLAISRSLAELQGGALKIRSTEGVGTIVSVRIPLKKAPPTVKAAA; from the coding sequence ATGGCCAAGGCGGACGCGTGGGGCGCGCCCGGAGGGAAGGCTTTTGCGCATCGCAAGGCAAGGAGCGATGGACTTGCCGGCAATACGCGCCTGATCGCCGAACCCACTTATCAGCGGCTCCTGGCCGCCGAGCCGCTGCTGCGCCGGTCGATCCCGGCGCTGATCGTCGTTTTTCTCATCGTCATTGCCGCGCTGCGCTTCCTGTCGCTCATGAACGAGCATGACGAGATCGAGCGCGACGCCAAGGCGGTGCTGGCGCTGGCCGCCGGACAGATGGCGCAGGCCGTCACCGCGGACCCCAGCGCGGCCGGCGCCAATGCCATAAGCCTTCTGGAAAACACCAGCCGCCAAGGCGCCATGAGCCGCGCCCATGTGCTCGCCATCACCGACGCCAACTTCAAGGTCATCGCCGTTTCGCCGCTGTCGACGGGCTGGCAAGGCCGCACGCTCGACAGCCTCGTGCTGGGCGGCCAGCCGCTGTTCATGTTCGGCGACCGCGCCGGCGTGATGGATGTCAGCATCTCGGGACAGGACTGGTTCGCCGCCGTCAGCCTCGGCGGCGACCGCAAACATGCGGCCGCCGTGCTGGTGCCGCAGGAAGCGGTGTTCGACAGCTGGCGCAAGTCGATGTCGCTCAACGTCACGCTGTTCGTGCTGACGGCGGGCGTGCTGATCGTCATCCTCTACGCCTATTTCGGCCAGGCGGCGCGCGCCCAGGCGGCGGACCGCATCTATCTCGAAGCGCATCAGCGCATCGACATGGCGCTGGTGCGCGGCCGCTGCGGGTTGTGGGACTGGGACATGGTGCGCGGCAAGATGTACTGGTCGCGCTCGATGTACGACATGCTGGGCTATGAGCCCTGCGATACGATGCTCTCCTTCGGCGAGGTCGACGAGATCATCCACCCGGAAGACGGCGACCTGTTCGATCTCGCAAACCGGATCATCGAACGCGAGATCGACCATATCGACCAGGTTTTCCGCATGCGCCACGCCGACGGGCAATGGGTGTGGATGCGAGCCCGCGCCCAGGTGATCGACCCGGAGGCACCGGAGATCCAGCTGATCGGCATCGCCGTCGACGTCACCGAGCAGCGGCACTTGGCGCTGCGCTCGGAAGCGGCCGACATGCGGCTCAGGACCGCGATCGAGAATATCAACGAATCCTTCGTGCTGTGGGATGCCGCCGAACGGCTGATCATGTGCAATTCGAAGTTCCAGAAGGACAACGGGCTGTCGGACCGCGACGTGGTACCAGGCGCGACCCGCGATATGCTGGAGGAGCGCATGCTGGCCTTCGCGTCGGAGCGCAGGCTCGCCAATGCCAATGGGCCGCAGGGCGGCGTCAGCTTGGAGCGCCAGCTTGCCGACGGCCGCTGGCTGCAGGTCAACGAGCTCAGGACCCGCGACGGCGGCGTCGTTTCCGTGGGCTCCGACATCACGCAGATCAAGCTGCACCAGGAAAAGCTGGTCGACAGCGAGCGCCGGCTGATGGCGACGATCCACGATCTCAGCCTGGCCCGCCGCGCCGAGGAGGAACGCGCCAGCGAACTGGTCGAGCTCAACCGCAAATACATGAAGGAAACCGAGCGCGCCGAGGCGGCCAATCGCGCCAAGTCGGAATTCCTCGCCAACATGTCGCATGAATTGCGCACGCCGCTCAACGCCATCATCGGCTTCTCCGAGCTGATGCAGCAGGGCCTGTTCGGGCCGCTCGGCTCCGAGCGCTACGAGGAATACGCGACCGACATCAACGGCAGCGGCAAATATCTGCTCGGCGTCATCAACGATATCCTCGACATGTCGAAGATCGAAGCCGGCCAGTTCTCGCTCGACCGCGAGGAGATCGACCTCTGCCCGCTGATCAAGGAGACGGTGCGGGTGATCTCGCTGCAGGCGGCGGAAAAGTCGATCAATGTCGAGACGCGCATCGCCGATGCGATGCGGCTTTATGCCGACCGCCGCGCGATCAAGCAGATCGCCATCAACCTGCTCTCCAACGCGGTGAAATTCACTGGACAGGGCGGCAAGATCACGGTCAGGGCGCGCAACACGTCCGGGGCGCTGCTGCTCACCATCGAGGACAATGGCTGCGGCATCCCCAAGCAGGCGCTGAGCAAGCTCGGCCGGCCGTTCGAGCAGGTGCAGAACCAGTTCTCCAAGAACCATACCGGCTCGGGCCTCGGGCTCGCCATCTCGCGCTCGCTGGCCGAATTGCAGGGCGGCGCGCTGAAGATCCGCTCGACCGAGGGTGTAGGCACCATCGTGTCGGTGCGCATTCCGCTGAAGAAGGCTCCGCCGACGGTGAAGGCAGCGGCCTAA